The nucleotide window CGCGCCGCCAAGAACCAGAACGCCGGTTCCCTGAAGGAGTATGTTGCCGGACAGGGTCATGAATTCGATCGCGCTGCCTGCCAGCATCACGATGAGGTGACCTGCCAGCATGGTTGCGAACAAACGGAGGGAGTGGGTGACCGGACGAACCAGGAAGTTCGAAATGATCTCGATCGGAACTACCAGCGGCATGATGTACCACGGCACCCCGGAGGGAACCACGGCGAGCTTGAAGTAGCGCAGGCCATGCTTCTTGATGCCGACGGCAATCCAAAGGATGTAGAAGATGGCCGCGATCGCGTACGCACTGCCGGGGTGGGAGAAAGTAGGGATCTGAAGCAGCGGAACCGCACCGAAGATGTTGTTCACCAGGATGAAGAAGAACGCGGTGAACAGCCAGGGGACGTACTTCATGTACTCGCGTCCGCCGATGATGTCCTTGCCGATGGAGTTGCGAACGAAGCCGTACGCTGCTTCACCAAGGAACTGCAGTTTGCCAGGAACAAGTTGACTGCGGCGGGAGGCAATATAGAAAAATGCGCCGATGAGGATAACCGACAGGATGACCAGCAGCATCTGCTTGCCGAAGCCTGGCGCGAACCAAACGCCATACTCACTATTCCAGGGAAGAATGTTCGGCGGATGCGCTTCTTCGATCGTGGGTGGGACAAAGCCCTCTTCAGTGG belongs to Arthrobacter tumbae and includes:
- the atpB gene encoding F0F1 ATP synthase subunit A; translated protein: MIALALPAQTTTEEGFVPPTIEEAHPPNILPWNSEYGVWFAPGFGKQMLLVILSVILIGAFFYIASRRSQLVPGKLQFLGEAAYGFVRNSIGKDIIGGREYMKYVPWLFTAFFFILVNNIFGAVPLLQIPTFSHPGSAYAIAAIFYILWIAVGIKKHGLRYFKLAVVPSGVPWYIMPLVVPIEIISNFLVRPVTHSLRLFATMLAGHLIVMLAGSAIEFMTLSGNILLQGTGVLVLGGAVAMYMLEALIMVLQAYVFTLLAAIYIEGALHADAH